From one Formosa sediminum genomic stretch:
- a CDS encoding pyridoxal phosphate-dependent aminotransferase yields MSSSQISRRNWLKRGSLTMAGLAFMPSEIWAKSVEIAQQNNSTYIFNTSSTFNEFTPPITDETKLKARLLANENPYGPPPLAAKAFQDEVFTGNRYGWETLKTLIEMIAKKEGVTPENILMAPGSSDILEKVAMVFFQKGGDVISADPSYMSLINVSKSVGGQWKSYKLLKDSQHDLKSMEAAIDVDTKLVYICNPNNPTGSITNAKDLKAFCSRASEKVPVFVDEAYIDLSDNGLTDSMVDLVAQGKDVMVARTFSKIHGMAGLRIGYLVAQPETLERINAITRGGMGITGPSIMAATTSLQGKEFLDMSKTKIAEARQYTKAFLDKKGLPYLPSQTNFIIFEIPTDGKAFLKEMYSKGIGVKAFNFWDKNWCRVSIGTMDEMKLFTEALDQVI; encoded by the coding sequence ATGAGTTCATCACAAATTAGCAGAAGAAACTGGTTAAAAAGAGGGAGTTTAACAATGGCAGGTTTAGCTTTTATGCCTTCAGAAATTTGGGCAAAATCTGTAGAAATAGCCCAGCAAAATAATTCAACATATATTTTTAACACCTCTAGTACATTTAACGAGTTTACTCCTCCTATTACAGATGAAACAAAACTTAAAGCAAGGCTTTTAGCTAACGAAAACCCGTATGGTCCACCACCATTAGCCGCTAAAGCTTTTCAAGACGAGGTGTTTACAGGTAACCGTTATGGTTGGGAAACACTAAAAACTTTAATTGAGATGATTGCCAAAAAAGAAGGAGTCACTCCAGAAAACATTTTAATGGCACCAGGATCTTCAGACATACTTGAAAAAGTAGCCATGGTATTTTTTCAAAAAGGAGGAGATGTAATTAGCGCAGACCCTAGTTATATGTCTTTAATAAATGTGTCTAAATCTGTTGGCGGACAATGGAAATCTTATAAACTTTTAAAAGATTCTCAGCACGATTTAAAATCTATGGAAGCCGCTATTGATGTAGATACTAAGTTAGTATACATCTGTAACCCCAATAACCCAACAGGATCTATTACAAATGCTAAAGATTTAAAAGCATTTTGTAGTCGTGCGTCTGAAAAAGTACCTGTTTTTGTAGATGAAGCATATATAGATCTATCTGACAACGGGTTAACGGACAGTATGGTTGATTTAGTTGCACAAGGAAAAGATGTAATGGTGGCTCGTACATTTTCAAAAATACACGGTATGGCAGGCTTACGTATAGGTTACTTAGTTGCACAACCTGAAACACTAGAACGTATAAATGCAATTACACGTGGCGGAATGGGAATTACCGGACCATCTATTATGGCTGCAACAACGAGCTTACAAGGCAAAGAGTTTTTAGATATGTCTAAAACTAAGATTGCAGAAGCGCGACAATACACTAAAGCATTTTTAGATAAAAAAGGCCTACCCTACTTGCCATCTCAAACCAATTTTATAATTTTTGAAATCCCAACTGATGGAAAAGCATTTTTAAAAGAAATGTACAGCAAAGGGATAGGCGTAAAAGCTTTTAATTTCTGGGACAAAAATTGGTGCCGTGTAAGCATAGGAACTATGGATGAAATGAAATTATTCACCGAAGCCTTAGACCAAGTTATATAA
- a CDS encoding ribose-phosphate pyrophosphokinase, translating into MPLTEAKIFTCEQSRELAEKIAASYGTKLGNVITSTYSDGEFQPSYEESIRGTRIFIIGSTHPGPKNLMEMLLMIDAAKRASARHITAVLPYFGWARQDRKDKPRVPIAAKLVAKMLETAGATRIITMDLHADQIQGFFEKPVDHLFASTIFLPYLKSLNLENLTIASPDMGGSKRAYAYAKALESDVVICYKQRAKANVISYMELIGDVTGKNVVLVDDMVDTAGTLTKAADLMMERGALSVRAICTHPILSGDAYQKLKNSKLEELIVTDSIPLTQQSDKVRVLTCADLFSAVMQNVHYNKSISSKFVM; encoded by the coding sequence ATGCCTTTAACTGAAGCTAAAATATTTACCTGTGAACAAAGCAGAGAATTAGCCGAGAAAATTGCAGCATCCTATGGTACTAAACTAGGAAATGTAATTACTTCTACATATAGCGATGGCGAATTTCAGCCATCTTATGAAGAGTCTATAAGAGGAACTCGTATATTTATTATTGGCTCAACACATCCTGGTCCAAAAAATTTAATGGAAATGTTGTTAATGATTGATGCCGCTAAACGTGCATCTGCAAGACACATTACCGCTGTACTACCCTATTTTGGTTGGGCAAGACAAGACCGTAAAGATAAACCTAGAGTTCCTATTGCAGCAAAACTAGTTGCTAAAATGCTAGAAACGGCTGGAGCTACTCGTATTATTACTATGGACTTACATGCCGACCAAATTCAAGGATTTTTTGAAAAACCTGTCGATCACCTTTTTGCCTCTACAATCTTTTTACCATATTTAAAATCTTTAAACTTAGAGAATTTAACTATTGCCTCTCCAGATATGGGAGGGTCTAAACGTGCTTACGCTTACGCTAAAGCTTTAGAGAGTGATGTTGTAATTTGCTATAAGCAACGTGCAAAAGCCAATGTAATTTCTTACATGGAATTAATTGGAGATGTAACAGGAAAAAATGTGGTGCTAGTTGATGATATGGTAGATACTGCTGGAACACTAACTAAAGCAGCAGATTTAATGATGGAACGTGGTGCTTTAAGCGTTAGAGCTATTTGTACACACCCTATTTTATCTGGCGACGCTTACCAAAAATTAAAAAATTCTAAACTTGAAGAATTAATAGTAACAGACTCTATTCCTTTAACACAACAAAGTGACAAGGTAAGAGTACTTACTTGTGCTGATTTATTTTCTGCTGTAATGCAAAATGTACATTACAACAAATCTATCAGTTCTAAATTTGTCATGTAA
- the pth gene encoding aminoacyl-tRNA hydrolase: MKKFLIVGLGNIGDTYENTRHNIGFKILDHLAKEEHLTFETQKLGDLATYKFKGRTFILLKPSTFMNLSGKAVQYWMTKENISLENVLIITDDLNLDFGSIRLKTKGSDGGHNGLKDIQAKLNTTQYNRFRFGISDAFSKGRQIDYVLGEWTIEENEKLPERLDKSIALIKSFGTAGINNTMNTFNGK, from the coding sequence ATGAAAAAATTTTTAATTGTTGGCCTTGGTAATATTGGTGACACATACGAAAATACCCGCCACAACATTGGCTTTAAAATACTAGACCATTTAGCAAAAGAAGAACACCTTACTTTCGAAACACAGAAATTAGGAGATTTAGCAACTTATAAATTTAAAGGCAGGACGTTTATTCTTCTAAAACCAAGCACCTTTATGAATTTAAGTGGAAAAGCTGTACAATATTGGATGACAAAAGAAAATATTTCGCTAGAAAACGTCTTAATAATTACAGATGATCTAAACCTAGATTTTGGTAGCATACGATTAAAAACAAAAGGTAGCGATGGTGGCCATAATGGCTTAAAAGATATTCAGGCTAAATTAAACACCACCCAATACAATAGATTTAGGTTTGGCATTAGTGATGCTTTTAGTAAAGGCAGACAAATAGATTATGTACTTGGCGAATGGACCATTGAAGAAAACGAAAAATTGCCAGAACGATTAGACAAATCTATAGCGCTTATAAAATCTTTCGGAACTGCAGGTATTAATAATACCATGAATACCTTTAACGGCAAATAA
- a CDS encoding DUF6515 family protein: protein MKSFIKIYLMPILFMLAISVQGFSQNRSNSSKGKTTKTTVSTKKSNYRVPSSKVTYKKNSHKVTSVRSIPNKTVINHNGENYYYSNNKFYAQSRGSFVVIPPKIGFRVRVLPNNYTKIRYNSRDYYNVNGTFYIEINNQYEVVEPEIGTIVYSLPEDYEKVVIDGLSYYEYGNILYEKIQVDGTRAYEVVGIIDIE from the coding sequence ATGAAATCATTTATTAAAATTTATTTAATGCCAATACTGTTTATGTTGGCTATTTCTGTTCAGGGATTTTCTCAAAACCGATCAAATTCTTCTAAAGGAAAAACTACAAAAACTACAGTGTCAACTAAAAAATCAAATTATAGAGTGCCTAGTAGTAAAGTGACTTATAAGAAGAATTCTCATAAAGTAACATCTGTAAGGTCTATTCCTAATAAAACAGTGATTAATCATAATGGAGAGAATTATTATTATTCTAACAATAAGTTTTATGCGCAATCTAGAGGTAGTTTTGTTGTTATTCCTCCTAAAATTGGATTTAGAGTGAGAGTGTTACCTAATAATTATACTAAAATTAGATATAACTCTAGAGATTATTATAATGTAAATGGTACATTTTATATAGAAATAAATAATCAGTATGAGGTAGTAGAGCCAGAAATAGGTACGATAGTATATAGTTTACCAGAAGATTATGAAAAAGTAGTTATAGACGGTTTATCTTATTATGAATATGGTAACATTTTATATGAAAAAATTCAAGTTGATGGAACGAGAGCTTACGAAGTGGTTGGTATAATTGATATCGAATAA
- a CDS encoding ribonucleoside-diphosphate reductase subunit alpha — protein MKNNTYNTDTVTPSETNNTQNLVDARHAALASKNGVKDHEDFAWLNENSRKFLESGYLTEGVKPEERIREIADRAQDILNMPGFSDKFYKYMAQGFYSLASPVWSNFGKKRGLPISCFGSHVDDDMGNILYTQSEIGMMSKLGGGTSGYFGKIRHRGAAVKNNGTASGAVHIMRLFESMVDVVSQGSVRRGRFSPYLPIDHKDIMEFLEIGSEGNAIQELTHGVTVTNTWMQEMIDGDVEKRTVWAKVLQSRGEMGYPYVLFTDNANQGTVDVYKDKNHPIYASNLCTEIMLPSNENWSFVCVLSSINLLNYDQWKDTDAVETMVYFLDAVITEFIEKLELYRDSEDRADRQTFLFMERAYNFAKENRALGLGVLGWHSLLQSKSLAFDSQEAYNLNSEIFKTIKERSYVASEALAKAFGEPKILKGYGRRNTTLNAIAPTTSSAFILGQVSQGIEPIWSNIYVKDIAKIKTTIKNPYLVNLLEDKGMNTHEVWNDIRSRDGSVQHLEFLSDHEKAVFKTYSEIDQMDIIYQAANRQNHIDQGQSLNIIVHPDMPTKEINKIHINAWKLGLKSLYYQHSMNAAQKFKQKKDCASCEA, from the coding sequence ATGAAAAACAATACTTATAATACAGATACAGTAACACCTTCAGAGACTAATAATACTCAAAATTTGGTAGATGCAAGACATGCAGCCTTAGCCTCTAAAAATGGCGTTAAAGACCATGAAGATTTTGCATGGTTAAATGAAAATAGCCGTAAATTTTTAGAGTCAGGATATCTAACAGAAGGTGTAAAGCCAGAAGAACGTATACGTGAGATAGCAGATCGAGCTCAGGATATTTTAAACATGCCAGGCTTTAGCGATAAATTTTATAAGTATATGGCTCAAGGATTTTACTCGTTAGCTTCTCCTGTATGGTCTAATTTTGGAAAAAAACGCGGATTACCAATTAGTTGTTTTGGTTCGCATGTAGATGATGATATGGGGAACATTTTGTATACCCAATCCGAAATCGGAATGATGTCTAAACTAGGTGGTGGAACTTCTGGTTATTTTGGAAAAATTCGTCACAGAGGTGCTGCTGTAAAAAATAATGGTACAGCTTCAGGTGCGGTGCATATTATGCGTTTGTTTGAATCTATGGTAGATGTAGTAAGTCAGGGATCTGTTCGTCGTGGTCGTTTTTCACCGTATTTACCAATAGATCATAAAGATATTATGGAATTTCTAGAGATAGGTTCCGAAGGTAATGCAATACAAGAGCTTACACATGGAGTTACGGTTACTAATACTTGGATGCAAGAGATGATTGATGGCGATGTAGAGAAACGTACAGTGTGGGCAAAAGTATTACAAAGTCGTGGAGAAATGGGGTATCCATATGTTTTATTTACAGACAATGCAAACCAAGGTACTGTTGATGTTTATAAAGATAAAAATCACCCAATTTATGCGAGTAATTTGTGTACAGAAATTATGCTGCCTTCAAATGAAAACTGGTCGTTTGTTTGCGTGTTGTCTAGTATTAATTTATTGAACTACGATCAATGGAAAGATACAGATGCTGTAGAAACTATGGTATACTTTTTAGATGCCGTAATTACTGAATTTATTGAAAAATTAGAGCTTTATAGAGATTCTGAAGATAGAGCAGATCGACAAACGTTTTTATTTATGGAGCGTGCTTATAATTTTGCTAAAGAAAATAGAGCTTTAGGATTAGGCGTATTAGGGTGGCATTCTTTATTACAGTCTAAGTCGTTAGCTTTCGATAGTCAAGAGGCTTATAATTTAAATAGTGAAATATTCAAGACTATAAAAGAGCGCTCGTATGTAGCTTCAGAAGCTTTGGCAAAGGCATTTGGAGAGCCAAAAATACTTAAAGGTTATGGTAGACGAAATACAACGCTTAATGCTATTGCGCCAACCACATCTTCAGCATTTATTTTAGGTCAAGTTTCTCAGGGTATAGAGCCTATTTGGTCTAATATTTATGTTAAGGATATTGCTAAAATAAAAACCACAATTAAGAATCCGTATTTGGTAAATCTATTGGAGGATAAAGGTATGAATACGCATGAGGTATGGAATGATATCCGAAGCAGAGATGGATCTGTTCAGCATCTAGAGTTTTTGTCTGATCATGAGAAAGCGGTTTTTAAAACCTATTCAGAAATAGATCAAATGGATATTATTTACCAAGCTGCAAATAGACAAAATCATATTGATCAAGGGCAATCTCTAAACATTATTGTGCATCCAGATATGCCTACTAAAGAGATTAATAAAATTCATATAAATGCATGGAAACTTGGTTTAAAGTCATTGTATTATCAGCACAGTATGAATGCTGCTCAGAAATTTAAACAGAAAAAAGATTGTGCAAGCTGTGAAGCTTAA
- a CDS encoding AEC family transporter, producing the protein MSEAHVKALSFITFILLGFLIKKKFTSKDETNGLKKIILLLALPATIFIALLQINLNTELLILPVIALVFNGFLYLITPLLLHVIGITDTATKNTAKLLLPSLAPGLSCFPFILEFLGPQYLGKAAMADLGNKFFVLFVLYIIAVSWYYKNQTSKSEPISTKLKALGKVMLLEPVNIFICIALIFVFSGIHMANLPLFIQDNLTRLSGIMTPLVLLFIGLAVVIKKKQIAQIFSLLMLKNGVTLLIIGCLITVAPIFDSKDILLILVFGLSACSFWPFAHISSIATKEIDAPTHKSTFNVDFALSILALSLPLSVLLILSIFTAGNTFTKAPNILIFGCIILSLGLIVPAFNILKKGKTLNASFSKLANTLVKNR; encoded by the coding sequence ATGTCAGAAGCACATGTAAAAGCATTATCATTTATTACATTTATCCTGTTAGGCTTTCTAATAAAAAAGAAATTTACTTCTAAGGATGAAACTAATGGATTAAAAAAAATAATTCTTTTATTGGCATTACCGGCTACAATTTTTATAGCATTATTACAAATAAATTTAAACACAGAACTTTTAATTTTACCAGTTATAGCATTGGTGTTTAATGGGTTTTTATACCTTATAACACCGTTACTATTACACGTTATAGGTATAACAGATACAGCTACTAAAAATACAGCAAAACTATTACTACCCTCTTTAGCACCTGGTCTATCTTGCTTTCCATTTATATTAGAGTTTCTAGGACCTCAATATTTAGGTAAAGCTGCTATGGCCGATTTGGGAAATAAATTTTTTGTATTATTTGTACTCTATATTATTGCAGTTTCGTGGTATTACAAAAACCAAACAAGCAAATCCGAACCTATAAGCACAAAACTTAAAGCTCTAGGCAAAGTAATGCTTTTAGAGCCTGTAAACATCTTTATATGTATTGCACTAATTTTTGTATTTTCAGGAATACACATGGCTAACTTACCGCTTTTTATTCAGGATAACTTAACCCGACTAAGTGGTATTATGACACCATTAGTGCTTTTATTTATAGGGCTTGCTGTAGTTATAAAGAAAAAACAAATTGCTCAGATATTCTCATTATTAATGTTGAAAAATGGTGTTACACTTTTAATCATAGGATGTTTAATTACCGTAGCACCAATTTTTGATTCTAAAGACATTTTATTAATACTCGTATTTGGATTAAGCGCTTGCAGCTTTTGGCCATTTGCACACATTTCTAGTATTGCAACTAAAGAAATAGACGCCCCTACACACAAAAGCACATTTAATGTAGATTTTGCACTGTCTATTTTAGCACTTTCACTACCCCTTTCTGTACTCCTAATTTTAAGTATATTTACTGCCGGTAACACTTTTACTAAAGCTCCAAACATTCTTATTTTTGGATGTATTATACTAAGTCTAGGTCTAATTGTTCCAGCGTTTAACATCTTAAAAAAAGGAAAAACATTAAACGCTAGTTTTAGTAAACTTGCAAATACCTTGGTAAAAAATAGATAA
- a CDS encoding 50S ribosomal protein L25/general stress protein Ctc, translated as MKSITINGSLRESVGKKATKALRNAGQVPCVLYGGDKPVHFTAEELAFSKLVYTPNAHTVVISLASGETFNAIMQDIQFHPVTDKILHVDFYQLFDNKEISMDIPVSFIGNSRGVKNGGVLRKNKRSLRVKALPANLPDFIEADITPLKIGGKLYITTLENEAYKFMHPDNTVVCQVRRSRAAIIEDDDEDEETEATAEA; from the coding sequence ATGAAATCAATTACAATCAACGGATCTCTAAGAGAAAGCGTGGGCAAGAAAGCTACAAAAGCCTTACGTAATGCTGGTCAGGTTCCTTGCGTATTATACGGAGGAGATAAACCAGTTCATTTTACAGCAGAAGAATTGGCATTCTCTAAACTTGTATACACACCAAATGCGCATACAGTTGTAATTTCTTTAGCTAGCGGAGAAACTTTTAATGCAATCATGCAAGACATTCAGTTTCACCCAGTAACAGACAAAATTTTACACGTAGATTTCTATCAATTATTCGATAATAAAGAAATCTCTATGGATATTCCTGTATCTTTTATAGGAAACTCTCGTGGTGTTAAAAATGGTGGTGTATTACGTAAAAACAAACGTAGTTTAAGAGTTAAAGCACTTCCTGCTAACTTGCCAGATTTTATTGAAGCAGACATTACGCCTCTTAAAATTGGTGGTAAATTATACATTACTACTTTAGAAAATGAAGCTTACAAATTCATGCACCCAGATAACACTGTAGTATGTCAAGTAAGACGTTCTAGAGCTGCAATTATCGAAGACGATGATGAAGATGAAGAAACTGAAGCAACTGCTGAAGCTTAG
- a CDS encoding ribonucleotide-diphosphate reductase subunit beta, which translates to MEILQIVKRNFKSKPFNLDKITGAVTKAMSAVKHGTSDDAALIAKEVYNELLIRKAHDDDYVPTVEEVQDIVEQKLMHSEFHDVAKAYIIYRNNQTLSRKSNIFEKRINLKPYEYPQLYEYVPAIRHSYWIHTEFNFTSDIQDFKSALTDVEQSAIKNTMLAISQIEVAVKTFWGDIYHRMPKPEIGSVGATFAESEVRHHDAYSHLLEILGLNSEFEELKKKPAIMKRVQYLEIALKNAKSENNEEYAESVLLFSLFIEHVSLFSQFLIIMAFNKHKNMLKGISNVVEATSKEEQIHGDFGIDIINIIKDEHPEWFDENYEIMIQQLCEEAYASESRIIDWIFEAGELDFIPKNVINEFIKNRFNNSLESIGIKKIFDVDQKLLAQTEWFDDEIIGTKHGDFFVKRSINYSKRVQSITSDDLF; encoded by the coding sequence ATGGAAATATTACAAATTGTTAAGCGAAATTTTAAATCTAAACCTTTTAATTTAGACAAAATTACTGGTGCTGTTACTAAAGCAATGTCTGCGGTTAAACATGGAACTAGTGACGATGCTGCTTTAATAGCAAAAGAGGTCTATAATGAATTGCTTATACGTAAAGCGCATGATGATGATTATGTGCCTACAGTAGAAGAAGTGCAGGATATTGTAGAACAAAAATTAATGCATAGCGAATTCCATGATGTTGCTAAAGCTTATATTATTTACAGAAATAACCAAACCTTAAGCAGAAAGAGTAATATTTTTGAAAAACGCATTAATTTAAAACCTTATGAATATCCGCAGTTGTATGAATATGTGCCTGCTATTAGACATTCTTATTGGATTCATACAGAATTTAATTTTACAAGTGATATCCAGGATTTTAAATCGGCGCTAACAGATGTAGAGCAGAGTGCTATTAAAAACACTATGTTGGCTATCTCTCAAATTGAAGTTGCCGTAAAAACATTTTGGGGAGACATCTATCATCGTATGCCTAAACCAGAAATAGGGTCTGTAGGTGCTACTTTTGCGGAAAGCGAAGTTAGGCATCATGATGCATATTCACATTTATTAGAGATCTTAGGTTTAAATAGTGAGTTTGAGGAACTTAAAAAAAAGCCGGCTATAATGAAGCGTGTCCAGTATTTGGAAATTGCTTTAAAAAATGCTAAAAGTGAAAATAATGAAGAATATGCAGAGTCTGTATTGTTGTTCTCTCTGTTTATAGAGCATGTATCTTTGTTTTCCCAGTTTTTAATTATCATGGCATTTAATAAGCATAAAAATATGCTTAAAGGAATCTCTAATGTCGTAGAGGCGACTTCTAAAGAAGAACAAATTCATGGCGATTTTGGTATCGATATTATCAATATTATAAAAGACGAGCATCCTGAATGGTTTGATGAAAATTATGAAATAATGATACAGCAACTTTGTGAAGAAGCATATGCTTCTGAGAGTAGAATTATAGATTGGATTTTTGAAGCAGGTGAATTAGATTTTATTCCTAAAAATGTAATTAATGAATTTATTAAAAACAGATTTAATAACTCTCTTGAAAGTATAGGAATTAAAAAAATATTTGACGTTGACCAAAAACTATTAGCGCAAACCGAATGGTTTGACGATGAAATTATAGGAACAAAACACGGCGATTTTTTCGTAAAAAGATCAATAAATTATAGTAAACGAGTGCAAAGTATAACTAGTGACGACTTATTTTAA
- a CDS encoding T9SS type A sorting domain-containing protein: MKNFTLKFFMLCAIISFSTQAQNDNERCGFVETEHKLQEKNPYRLNNEQFENWIAPKIEQIKNERSSNPSERAVITIPVVVHVIHNGDDYGVDENITDSQIQSQLTVLIEDFRRLAGTPGYNDNPVGADLEIEFVLAKQTPDGCPTNGINRVNMGQESWSTADIDDIVKPATIWDPTQYMNMWSITFTRSDLLGYAQFPSNSQLDGLDEYEGDADTDGVVCSYDAFGSEDYDDGTFTLQTTYNKGRTMTHEVGHFLGLRHIWGDGGCDVDDYVEDTPLAGKSNNGCPVIDTCPEETGSEVIYDMVQNYMDYTNDECMNIFTEGQKARVLAVLENSPRRKGLVTSDKANEPEAVDNDPSISLIEMNIPACGSEVLATVKITNYGTTPLNSLVLTSTISDGTTSNYNWTGNLASGESEIVTIPAITVTSIDFTYTVSISTPNGQTDARTCNNTISESLQMTTIFASTSVINFNLKTDLEGSETTWQFLNSNNEVIEEGGGNYFGNLSISKSFEVSSDECYTFVIYDAGGNGICCSNGEGYYTLSTDDGTIIYSGGEFSSEDRINISTKTLGVSDKEYAAGISLYPNPTKDVLNVKLSNSSELPSQYQIYNMLGQVVKQKQINATTDLSISTRELQNGMYFIKLTNSSNSVSLRFIKN, translated from the coding sequence ATGAAAAATTTTACTCTTAAATTCTTTATGCTTTGCGCTATTATTTCTTTTAGCACACAAGCACAAAACGATAACGAAAGGTGTGGATTCGTAGAAACCGAGCATAAATTACAAGAAAAAAATCCTTATCGCTTAAACAACGAACAATTTGAAAATTGGATTGCACCTAAAATAGAACAAATTAAAAACGAAAGAAGCTCGAATCCTTCAGAAAGAGCCGTAATAACTATCCCTGTGGTCGTTCACGTTATTCATAACGGAGACGATTATGGAGTAGATGAAAATATTACAGATAGCCAAATACAATCTCAATTAACGGTACTTATCGAAGATTTTAGACGTCTAGCAGGCACACCTGGTTATAATGACAATCCAGTTGGCGCAGATTTAGAAATAGAGTTTGTGCTAGCTAAGCAAACACCGGACGGATGTCCTACTAATGGTATTAACCGCGTTAACATGGGACAAGAAAGCTGGAGTACAGCCGATATTGATGACATCGTAAAACCTGCAACAATTTGGGATCCTACACAATATATGAATATGTGGTCTATAACTTTTACCAGATCAGATTTGTTAGGATACGCACAATTCCCTTCAAATTCTCAATTAGACGGATTAGATGAATATGAAGGTGATGCAGATACTGATGGTGTTGTATGTAGTTACGATGCTTTTGGTAGTGAAGATTATGATGATGGAACATTTACACTACAAACAACCTATAATAAAGGACGAACAATGACTCACGAAGTTGGTCACTTTTTAGGATTAAGACATATTTGGGGAGACGGTGGTTGCGACGTAGACGATTATGTAGAAGACACACCTTTAGCTGGAAAATCTAATAATGGTTGCCCTGTAATTGATACTTGTCCTGAAGAAACAGGATCTGAAGTAATATACGATATGGTACAAAACTATATGGATTACACTAATGATGAGTGTATGAATATTTTTACTGAAGGACAAAAAGCCAGAGTATTAGCCGTTTTAGAAAACTCGCCTAGACGTAAAGGCTTAGTAACTTCAGACAAAGCAAATGAGCCAGAAGCTGTAGATAATGATCCTAGTATTTCACTTATTGAAATGAACATTCCTGCTTGCGGATCTGAAGTACTAGCTACAGTGAAAATAACAAACTATGGTACAACGCCATTAAATTCTCTCGTTCTAACTTCAACAATTAGTGATGGCACAACTTCTAATTATAACTGGACCGGAAACTTAGCTTCTGGAGAATCTGAAATCGTTACAATACCAGCCATCACGGTTACAAGTATAGATTTTACTTACACTGTAAGTATTAGCACCCCAAATGGACAAACAGATGCTAGAACTTGCAACAACACGATATCTGAAAGTTTACAAATGACAACAATATTTGCATCTACATCTGTAATTAATTTTAACCTTAAAACAGATTTAGAAGGTAGCGAAACTACTTGGCAATTTTTAAATAGTAACAATGAAGTTATTGAAGAAGGTGGTGGGAATTATTTTGGAAATCTTAGTATCTCTAAATCATTTGAAGTAAGTAGTGACGAGTGTTATACTTTTGTAATTTACGATGCTGGCGGAAATGGTATATGTTGCTCTAATGGTGAAGGTTATTATACTTTATCTACCGATGATGGAACTATTATTTATTCCGGAGGAGAATTTTCTTCTGAAGACAGAATAAACATTTCTACAAAAACATTAGGAGTTAGTGATAAAGAATATGCTGCAGGTATATCACTATATCCAAACCCTACTAAAGATGTTTTAAATGTTAAATTAAGTAATTCAAGCGAATTACCTTCGCAATATCAAATTTACAACATGCTAGGACAGGTTGTAAAACAAAAGCAAATAAATGCTACTACGGATTTAAGTATTAGCACAAGAGAATTGCAAAATGGTATGTACTTTATAAAACTTACCAATTCATCAAACTCAGTATCTTTACGCTTTATTAAGAACTAA